From Archaeoglobus sulfaticallidus PM70-1:
GTATTCACCAACTATCGGCTTGTGTTTCGGAATGACTATTCTCGTGAGCTTCTCCACGAGCTTTGAGGTCTCATATATGTTCTCCTTGATTATGCTCGTTTTAAAGCCATAATGAAACTCCAGAGCCATTACTATCTCTTCAAGAGCAGCATTTCCCGCTCTCTCACCAATTCCGTTTACTGTGGCGTGAAATTCACTGGCTCCAGCCTTTATTGCATAAACCGTGTTGATCGTTGCCAGACCAAAATCATCGTGGCAGTGTATCGCAATAGGGACATTAAACTCAGATGTCAGCCTCTTCATTATGCTCTCCGCCTTCTCAGGAGTTAGAACTCCAACAGTATCGGCATATGTTAGTCTATCTGCCTTAGCAGATACTGCATTCCTGAACAGCTCAACAATGAATTCCAGATCAGCCCTCGAAGCATCTTCTGCTCCAAACTCCACTATAAGCCCTCTCTCCTTCGCGTACTCTATAGCCGAGACTGACATCTCGATTACATCCTCTCTCCCCTTGTCCGGGAACTTGCTCTTGATGTGGATGTCCGAAGAGGGTGCTACCATGAAGATTGAGTCCGCTTCAGCATCAGCCGATGCATCTATGTCCTCCTTCTTTATCCTGCAGAAACTGCATATTTCAGCATTTAATCCAGCGTTGGATATCTCCTTTATAGCCTTGAAGTCTCCCTCAGATGCTATCGCCGTTCCGGCTTCGATAACATCCACTCCCAGCTTATCCAGTGCGGAGGCTATTATCAGCTTCTGCTCTACCGTCAGTGAAACTCCTGGAGTCTGTTCGCCGTCCCTCAGCGTTGTATCAAAAACCCTTACCTCTTTCATCTTATCACGGTTGATAAAGTGGAGTTGTTTTTAAATTTTATCAGGAATTTTCAGAGCAGAAGAATCAGGTTTCCGAATATCAGCGATGTGAAAAACTGGATAAGTACGATTGAGATGAATATGTATATTGCCTTCTCGCCCAGATCAACGAACATTTTCTCGACTGCTTTGAAGAAGTCCTCTCCCATAACTCTGACTTTAACTGTGTCATGAGAGTAACCTACTTCACCAACATCTTTAAGCTCTCTTCCGAGATTGCGCATTATGAAGTCTATTATCGCCTTCCTCTCTGCCACATCACTGCCAACTGGCATGTAACCTATCTTCGGAGAGACCCCTGTCTTTGAGTGGTTGTCCGTGGAGAAGATCACAGGTTGCAATCCACTTTTCAGGAAAAAGTTCTCCAACTCACTTTTGAACTCGCAGTTAATGTTGTTACCATCGAGCATGAGCAGAACAAATCTCTCCCCATCATAATCCAGAATTAGCATCGAAACCCTTTCACAGCTT
This genomic window contains:
- a CDS encoding 2-isopropylmalate synthase, whose protein sequence is MKEVRVFDTTLRDGEQTPGVSLTVEQKLIIASALDKLGVDVIEAGTAIASEGDFKAIKEISNAGLNAEICSFCRIKKEDIDASADAEADSIFMVAPSSDIHIKSKFPDKGREDVIEMSVSAIEYAKERGLIVEFGAEDASRADLEFIVELFRNAVSAKADRLTYADTVGVLTPEKAESIMKRLTSEFNVPIAIHCHDDFGLATINTVYAIKAGASEFHATVNGIGERAGNAALEEIVMALEFHYGFKTSIIKENIYETSKLVEKLTRIVIPKHKPIVGEYAFTHESGIHTSAIMRDTSTYEPITPEMVGRKRQLVLGKHAGRASIEEIMKKLGYKADKNQMKEILVRVKELGDKGKRVTDADVKTIIETVLQIKQEKKVKLEDLSIVSGMHIMPTASVKLRINGQEIIEAATGLGPVDAAINAVKKAVSEFADIKLVSYHVDAITGGTDALVDVIVQLSRGDQIVTARGARTDIIMASVEALLEGLNMLI